A genomic segment from Geitlerinema sp. PCC 7407 encodes:
- a CDS encoding MBL fold metallo-hydrolase, producing MAHLHQRRLENVKGDFYVDTTCIDCDTCRWMTPEVFRQAGDQSAVYHQPTTPAERQRALQALLACPTGSIGTVEKPTDIQAAQASFPLAIADTVYHCGYHARSSFGAASYFITRPEGNVMVDSPRFTPPLVKRLEELGGVRYLYLTHRDDVADHAKFHEHFGCDRLLHVDDMTEATRQVEIPLTGQDPIALAPDLTIIPVPGHTRGHTVLWYAQRFLFSGDHLAWSPDLGHLHAFKQACWYSWPVQIDSMRRLLDYPFEWVLPGHGHRHQGDRETMHRSLEACIAWMGSQAS from the coding sequence GTGGCTCATCTTCATCAACGGCGTCTCGAAAACGTGAAGGGCGATTTCTACGTTGATACCACCTGCATCGACTGCGACACCTGTCGCTGGATGACGCCGGAGGTTTTTCGGCAGGCGGGAGATCAGTCGGCAGTCTATCACCAACCGACCACCCCAGCGGAGCGTCAGCGCGCCCTCCAGGCGCTGCTGGCCTGCCCCACCGGCTCCATTGGCACCGTCGAGAAACCCACCGACATTCAGGCGGCCCAGGCCAGTTTCCCGCTGGCGATCGCCGACACGGTCTACCACTGCGGCTACCACGCCCGCTCGTCCTTCGGAGCCGCTAGCTACTTCATCACGCGCCCCGAGGGCAACGTGATGGTGGATTCTCCCCGGTTCACGCCGCCCCTGGTGAAGCGCCTCGAGGAGCTCGGCGGCGTGCGCTATCTCTACCTGACTCACCGGGATGATGTCGCCGACCACGCCAAGTTTCACGAGCATTTCGGGTGCGATCGCCTACTGCACGTAGACGACATGACCGAGGCCACCCGCCAAGTGGAGATTCCCCTGACGGGCCAAGACCCGATCGCTCTGGCCCCCGATCTGACGATCATTCCCGTTCCTGGCCACACTCGCGGCCACACCGTGCTCTGGTACGCCCAGCGGTTTCTGTTTAGCGGCGACCACTTGGCCTGGTCCCCGGATCTGGGCCATCTCCACGCCTTTAAGCAGGCCTGCTGGTACTCCTGGCCGGTCCAGATCGACTCCATGCGTCGCCTCTTGGACTATCCCTTTGAGTGGGTCTTGCCGGGCCATGGACACCGCCACCAGGGCGATCGCGAGACGATGCACCGCTCCCTAGAAGCCTGCATCGCCTGGATGGGATCTCAGGCCAGCTAA
- a CDS encoding DUF4864 domain-containing protein: MTLSETDRQNIRLIVEQQLEAFQRDDAAGAFALASPGIQAQFSTPEKFVAMVKSSYSAVYRPRAVIFEQVAIIDGTPSQKLFLLSPNGHLVSAHYPMEKQPSGTWRIQGCFLNPIEGKTV, from the coding sequence ATGACCCTTAGCGAAACCGATCGCCAAAACATCCGACTCATCGTAGAGCAGCAGCTAGAAGCCTTTCAGCGCGATGATGCAGCCGGAGCCTTTGCCCTCGCGAGCCCCGGTATTCAGGCCCAGTTCAGCACGCCCGAAAAGTTTGTCGCGATGGTGAAATCTTCCTACAGCGCCGTCTACCGTCCCCGGGCCGTGATCTTTGAGCAAGTGGCTATCATCGACGGCACCCCCTCCCAAAAGCTCTTTTTGCTGAGCCCCAACGGCCATCTCGTCAGCGCCCACTACCCCATGGAAAAGCAGCCCAGTGGCACGTGGCGCATTCAGGGCTGCTTCCTCAATCCCATCGAAGGAAAAACCGTCTAA
- the mutL gene encoding DNA mismatch repair endonuclease MutL, whose amino-acid sequence MESLIQTLPAEVVHLIAAGEVIDSLAAVVRELAENSLDAGATRVAVSVWPDQWRVRVADNGAGMGLADLRRAATPHSTSKIRDRDDLWKIKSLGFRGEALHSLAQLASLEICSRQASDGAGWRVAYDGDGTAQTPEAVAMAPGTIVTIARLFEIWPARREGLPPLAQQLRAIQRVIQQMALCHPTVTWQVEQRDRPWFSLWPGETAQALIPQMLREVRPGDLQTVTLPVLLEDDLPAGQIEAVVGLPDRCHRRRPDWVCVAMNGRMVRSPELEQAALGAFRRTLPRDRHPVCFLHLQVPPEAIDWNRHPAKAEIYLHQAERWQDCAREAIAQALHLSAAQLPAGHYADRVGSVLKAAEAGGAYHASRTVQPADTPPSLRGLRAIAQVHNMYILAEHPSGVWLVEQHIAHERVLYEELRDRWQTVPLPTPVVLSHLSPAQREQLQRLGLDVDLFGEDLWAVRSAPEPLAARPDCADALIELSLGGDLETALVAVACRTAIRNGTPLSLPEMQTLLDRWQHTQNPRTCPHGRPIYLSLEESSLARFFRRHWVIGKSHGI is encoded by the coding sequence ATGGAGTCTTTGATTCAAACATTACCGGCGGAGGTGGTGCACCTGATCGCGGCGGGGGAAGTGATTGATTCCCTGGCGGCGGTGGTGCGGGAGCTGGCCGAAAATAGCCTGGACGCGGGGGCGACGCGGGTGGCCGTCTCGGTGTGGCCGGACCAGTGGCGCGTGCGGGTGGCGGATAACGGGGCCGGGATGGGGCTGGCGGATTTGCGCCGGGCGGCGACGCCCCACAGCACCAGCAAAATCCGCGATCGCGACGATCTATGGAAAATCAAAAGTCTTGGCTTTCGTGGGGAAGCCCTCCACAGCTTGGCTCAGCTGGCGTCTTTGGAAATTTGCAGTCGCCAAGCCAGCGACGGGGCGGGGTGGCGCGTGGCCTATGACGGGGACGGGACGGCCCAGACCCCGGAGGCGGTGGCCATGGCGCCGGGGACGATCGTGACGATCGCCCGACTGTTTGAAATCTGGCCAGCCCGTCGGGAAGGGCTGCCGCCGCTGGCCCAGCAGCTGCGGGCGATCCAGCGAGTGATTCAGCAAATGGCGCTGTGTCATCCGACGGTGACGTGGCAGGTGGAGCAGCGCGATCGCCCCTGGTTTAGTCTGTGGCCGGGAGAAACGGCTCAGGCCCTGATTCCGCAGATGCTGCGAGAGGTGCGCCCCGGCGATCTCCAGACGGTGACGCTGCCGGTCTTGCTCGAGGATGACCTGCCCGCAGGCCAGATCGAGGCGGTGGTGGGGCTGCCCGATCGCTGCCATCGTCGCCGCCCGGACTGGGTGTGCGTGGCGATGAATGGCCGCATGGTGCGATCGCCCGAGCTGGAACAGGCGGCTCTGGGGGCGTTTCGGCGCACCCTCCCGCGCGATCGCCATCCGGTGTGCTTTTTGCACCTCCAGGTGCCGCCGGAGGCGATCGACTGGAACCGCCACCCCGCCAAGGCCGAGATTTACCTCCACCAGGCGGAGCGCTGGCAAGACTGCGCCCGAGAGGCGATCGCCCAAGCCCTGCACCTCAGCGCGGCCCAGCTTCCGGCGGGCCACTACGCCGACCGGGTGGGCAGCGTCCTCAAGGCCGCCGAGGCGGGCGGGGCTTATCACGCCAGTCGCACGGTCCAGCCCGCCGACACTCCGCCCAGTCTCCGGGGCCTGCGGGCGATCGCCCAGGTCCACAATATGTATATTTTGGCGGAGCACCCCAGCGGGGTGTGGCTGGTGGAGCAGCACATCGCCCACGAGCGGGTGCTCTATGAGGAACTGCGCGATCGCTGGCAGACGGTGCCTTTGCCGACGCCCGTTGTGCTGAGCCACCTCAGCCCGGCCCAGCGCGAGCAGCTCCAGCGGCTCGGCCTAGACGTTGATCTGTTTGGGGAAGACCTCTGGGCGGTGCGCTCAGCCCCCGAGCCTTTGGCGGCGCGGCCAGACTGCGCCGATGCCTTGATCGAGCTGAGCCTGGGCGGGGATCTGGAGACGGCGCTGGTGGCGGTGGCCTGCCGCACAGCGATTCGCAACGGGACGCCCCTAAGCCTGCCGGAAATGCAGACCCTGCTCGATCGCTGGCAGCATACCCAAAATCCCCGCACCTGTCCCCACGGACGCCCCATCTATCTGTCCCTCGAAGAATCCTCCCTCGCTCGCTTTTTTCGCCGTCACTGGGTGATCGGCAAAAGTCACGGCATTTAG
- a CDS encoding ABC-F family ATP-binding cassette domain-containing protein encodes MLRLEHISKIYPTGEVLKDVSWEVKPGDRIGLVGVNGAGKSTQLKIIAGEMEPTSGEIIRPNSLHIAYLTQEFEVDPTRTVREEFWTVFTEANEAQRQIHLVSRQMEDADPDTLDQLIRKLDRAQRQFEALDGYGLEARIEKILPEMGFEAEDGDRLVSAFSGGWQMRMSLGKILLQAPDLLLLDEPTNHLDLETIEWLENYLRNLTTPMVIVSHDREFLDRLCTQIVETERGVSTTYLGNYSAYLQQKAELRDAQMSAFERQQKELEKQQAFVDRFRASATRSTQAKSREKQLDKIDRIDAPVADVRSLHFRFPPAPRSGREVVIIRELTHTYGDKILFLGADLLIERGDRVAFLGPNGAGKSTLLHLMTGMEQPTDGVVKLGDHNVIPGYFEQNQAEALDLSKTVMDTIHDEVPDWKNEEVRTLLGRFLFSGETVFKQVEALSGGEKARLALAKMLLQPANLLILDEPTNHLDIPAKEMLEGALREYDGTVILVSHDRYFISQVANKIVEIRDGEFRVYLGDYHYYQAKLVEERERAHLEAVEAAKAAKAAAKRDKQKAKERERKTRSAN; translated from the coding sequence ATGCTGCGACTCGAACACATCAGCAAGATCTATCCCACTGGGGAAGTCCTCAAAGACGTGAGCTGGGAGGTCAAGCCGGGCGATCGCATTGGTCTGGTGGGCGTCAACGGCGCTGGCAAATCCACCCAGCTCAAGATCATCGCTGGCGAAATGGAGCCGACCAGCGGCGAAATCATTCGGCCCAACAGCCTTCACATCGCTTACCTGACGCAGGAATTCGAAGTGGATCCCACCCGGACCGTGCGGGAAGAGTTTTGGACCGTCTTCACGGAGGCCAACGAAGCCCAGCGGCAAATCCATCTGGTGTCCCGGCAAATGGAAGACGCCGATCCTGACACCCTCGATCAGCTGATCCGCAAACTCGATCGCGCCCAGCGCCAGTTTGAGGCCCTCGATGGCTACGGCCTCGAAGCCCGCATCGAGAAAATCTTGCCAGAAATGGGCTTTGAGGCCGAAGACGGCGATCGCCTAGTGAGCGCCTTTAGCGGCGGCTGGCAGATGCGCATGAGCTTGGGCAAAATCCTGCTGCAAGCCCCCGATCTTCTGCTTCTGGACGAGCCGACCAACCACCTGGACCTCGAGACCATCGAGTGGCTCGAAAACTATCTGCGCAACCTCACCACTCCCATGGTGATCGTCTCCCATGACCGGGAATTTCTCGATCGCCTCTGCACCCAGATCGTCGAGACCGAGCGCGGCGTCTCCACGACTTATTTGGGCAACTACTCCGCCTATCTCCAGCAAAAAGCCGAGCTGCGCGACGCCCAGATGAGTGCCTTCGAGCGCCAGCAAAAGGAACTCGAAAAGCAGCAAGCCTTTGTCGATCGCTTCCGGGCCAGCGCCACCCGCAGCACCCAGGCCAAGAGCCGCGAGAAGCAGCTCGACAAAATCGATCGCATCGACGCTCCCGTTGCCGACGTGCGCAGTCTGCACTTCCGATTTCCTCCGGCCCCGCGCAGCGGCCGGGAAGTCGTGATCATTCGGGAGCTGACCCACACCTACGGCGACAAGATCCTGTTCCTCGGCGCTGACCTGCTGATCGAGCGGGGCGATCGCGTGGCCTTCCTCGGCCCCAACGGCGCTGGCAAGTCCACGCTGCTGCACCTGATGACGGGCATGGAGCAGCCCACCGACGGCGTCGTCAAGTTAGGGGATCATAACGTCATCCCCGGCTACTTCGAGCAAAATCAGGCCGAGGCGCTAGACTTGAGCAAAACTGTCATGGACACGATTCATGACGAGGTGCCAGACTGGAAAAACGAGGAAGTCCGGACCTTGCTGGGCCGTTTCCTCTTCAGCGGCGAGACTGTTTTCAAACAGGTCGAAGCCCTGAGCGGGGGCGAGAAAGCCCGCCTTGCTCTGGCCAAGATGTTGCTACAGCCGGCCAACTTGCTAATTTTGGATGAGCCGACCAACCACCTCGACATCCCAGCCAAAGAGATGCTGGAGGGTGCGCTGCGAGAGTACGACGGCACGGTGATTTTGGTCTCCCACGACCGGTACTTTATCTCTCAGGTTGCTAACAAGATTGTTGAGATCCGCGATGGCGAATTCCGCGTGTATCTCGGGGATTATCACTACTACCAAGCGAAGCTGGTGGAAGAGCGGGAGCGGGCGCATCTAGAAGCTGTCGAAGCTGCCAAGGCCGCTAAAGCCGCCGCCAAGCGCGACAAGCAAAAGGCCAAGGAACGGGAGCGCAAGACGCGCAGCGCCAACTAG